The following coding sequences lie in one Yoonia sp. G8-12 genomic window:
- a CDS encoding recombinase family protein, protein MIVGYARTSTLDQTAGLEAQQRDLTKAGCEKVFVEQVSSVDVKAREKLAEALEFIRDSDTIVVTKLDRMARSVAHLLEILEAIEAKGASLRILDMAIDTSTPNGRLMLNILGSVAQFEREIMLERQREGIAKAKAEGKYKGRSPTARAKTDQVLTLKAEGIGPAEIARRLRIGRASVYRILKEQKAGGRKRRKQTLWLWLPHQLLRASR, encoded by the coding sequence ATGATTGTTGGATACGCTCGCACCTCGACACTGGACCAGACCGCTGGCCTTGAAGCCCAGCAACGGGACCTGACCAAAGCTGGCTGTGAGAAGGTCTTTGTTGAGCAGGTTTCATCAGTGGATGTGAAGGCCCGTGAGAAGCTCGCTGAGGCCCTTGAGTTCATCCGTGACAGTGACACCATCGTGGTCACCAAGTTGGACCGTATGGCCCGCTCAGTGGCTCACCTGCTGGAGATACTTGAGGCCATAGAGGCCAAGGGTGCATCCCTTCGCATTCTCGATATGGCGATTGATACCAGCACTCCCAATGGCCGCCTGATGTTGAACATCCTTGGCAGCGTTGCGCAGTTCGAGCGTGAGATCATGCTTGAGAGGCAGCGAGAGGGCATTGCGAAGGCCAAGGCTGAGGGCAAGTACAAGGGCAGGAGCCCAACAGCCCGTGCAAAGACGGATCAGGTTCTGACGCTCAAGGCAGAGGGCATTGGACCAGCAGAGATCGCCCGGCGTCTCAGAATTGGTAGGGCAAGCGTCTATCGCATCCTTAAAGAGCAAAAAGCCGGGGGCAGGAAGCGCCGGAAACAGACCCTCTGGCTATGGTTGCCACACCAACTGCTTCGGGCTAGCAGATAA
- a CDS encoding LacI family DNA-binding transcriptional regulator — MTSQRPTPTLQDVASRAGVSTATVSRAINFPDQVASTTRSKVNAAIAALGYSPNFGARAMAARRTNTIGAIIPTMENAIFARGLQAFQEELRSNGFTMLVASTAYQPTTEEEQIRSLVARGADALLLIGYHRDPAIYDFLDAQGVPVLLTWAFDPEAARPSVGFNNSAAMQAMAQKVIEMGHRRLALISAETAQNDRASGRRDGIKRAMTVASLNSDALCFVETKYGIDEGAAAFDEVMAQEPRPTAVFCGNDVLAVGALRRARERGIAVPGEVSIIGFDDIELAQVVYPALTTVHVPHREMGRKAGQALVKLLRDGVALEPIEVQTRPVFRGTLGPV; from the coding sequence ATGACATCCCAAAGACCAACTCCGACTTTGCAAGATGTGGCCAGCCGCGCCGGGGTGTCGACCGCGACTGTTTCGCGGGCGATAAATTTCCCTGATCAGGTGGCGTCGACAACGCGCAGCAAAGTGAACGCTGCAATTGCGGCGTTGGGCTATTCGCCGAATTTCGGTGCCCGCGCGATGGCGGCCCGTCGGACCAATACGATCGGGGCAATTATCCCGACGATGGAGAATGCAATCTTTGCGCGCGGGCTTCAGGCCTTTCAGGAAGAATTGCGAAGCAATGGGTTTACGATGCTGGTTGCCAGTACGGCCTACCAGCCCACTACCGAGGAAGAGCAGATCAGGTCGCTGGTTGCGCGCGGTGCCGACGCGCTTTTGCTGATCGGGTATCACCGCGACCCAGCAATTTACGATTTTTTGGATGCGCAGGGCGTACCGGTCCTTTTGACTTGGGCGTTTGACCCAGAGGCGGCGCGGCCTTCGGTGGGCTTCAATAACAGTGCAGCAATGCAGGCGATGGCCCAGAAAGTGATTGAGATGGGGCATCGGCGGTTGGCGCTGATCTCGGCGGAAACTGCACAGAACGACCGCGCATCCGGGCGACGTGACGGGATCAAGCGTGCGATGACAGTGGCTAGCCTGAACAGCGACGCCCTTTGTTTTGTGGAAACGAAGTATGGCATTGATGAAGGCGCAGCTGCTTTTGATGAGGTAATGGCGCAAGAACCGCGCCCGACAGCCGTTTTTTGTGGGAACGACGTTTTGGCTGTCGGTGCACTTCGACGCGCAAGAGAACGCGGGATCGCAGTGCCAGGTGAAGTTTCAATCATCGGCTTTGATGACATCGAACTGGCCCAGGTAGTCTATCCAGCACTGACAACGGTGCATGTGCCGCACCGCGAAATGGGTCGCAAGGCAGGACAGGCCTTGGTGAAGCTCTTGCGCGATGGGGTTGCATTGGAGCCGATCGAGGTTCAAACGCGGCCTGTCTTCCGAGGGACGCTTGGACCTGTTTGA
- the hisD gene encoding histidinol dehydrogenase yields the protein MAREYLKKATLTAQSGASDVHDLVQDILSDIEAGGDAKAMEYAAKFDKYDGNVMITAEEIAAATALVPQKLKDDIQFAHDNVKRFAEAQKATVSNFEYEIVPGLIAGQKAIPVDAAGCYVPGGRYSHIASAIMTVTTAKVAGCNHIAVASPPRPGVGVAPAIIYAAHICGADKIMAMGGVQGVAAMTFGLFGLPKANILVGPGNQFVAEAKRILFGRVGIDMIAGPTDSLILADKTADPHIVATDLVSQAEHGYNSPVWLVTDDRALAEDVMNRVPDLIADLPEVNRDNAAAAWRDYAEVILCADREEMAACSDDYAPEHLTVQAQDLPWWLDRLSCYGSLFLGEETTVSYGDKASGTNHVLPTSGAASYTGGLSVHKYMKIVTWQQATREGSKRVAEATARISRLEGMEGHARAADVRLAKYFPGENFDLTPDE from the coding sequence ATGGCACGCGAATATCTCAAGAAAGCGACGCTGACAGCACAGTCCGGTGCGTCTGATGTCCACGACCTTGTCCAGGACATCTTGTCCGACATCGAGGCAGGCGGCGACGCCAAAGCGATGGAATATGCGGCAAAGTTCGACAAATATGACGGCAACGTCATGATCACCGCAGAAGAGATTGCAGCGGCGACGGCGCTGGTGCCGCAAAAACTGAAAGACGACATTCAGTTTGCCCATGACAACGTCAAGCGCTTTGCCGAAGCGCAGAAAGCCACCGTCAGCAACTTCGAGTATGAAATCGTCCCGGGCCTGATCGCAGGTCAAAAGGCCATTCCGGTTGATGCAGCGGGCTGCTACGTGCCCGGCGGCCGTTACAGCCATATCGCCTCTGCAATCATGACAGTCACGACAGCCAAGGTTGCCGGTTGCAACCACATTGCAGTAGCCTCACCCCCGCGCCCCGGTGTGGGCGTGGCCCCTGCCATCATCTACGCGGCCCACATCTGTGGTGCCGATAAGATCATGGCGATGGGCGGCGTGCAGGGTGTGGCCGCCATGACCTTTGGTCTTTTTGGTCTGCCCAAGGCAAACATCCTTGTTGGCCCAGGCAATCAATTCGTGGCTGAAGCCAAGCGTATTCTGTTCGGCCGCGTTGGCATCGACATGATCGCGGGCCCCACAGATAGCCTTATCCTTGCTGACAAGACAGCCGATCCGCATATCGTGGCGACTGACCTCGTCAGCCAGGCCGAGCATGGCTATAACTCGCCCGTCTGGCTGGTTACGGATGACCGCGCGCTGGCCGAGGACGTGATGAACCGCGTGCCAGACCTGATCGCAGACCTGCCCGAGGTGAACCGCGACAATGCCGCCGCCGCCTGGCGCGACTATGCCGAGGTAATCCTTTGTGCCGACCGCGAAGAAATGGCCGCATGTTCGGATGACTACGCCCCAGAGCATCTGACCGTGCAGGCCCAAGATCTGCCGTGGTGGCTGGATCGTCTGAGCTGCTATGGCTCGCTGTTTTTGGGCGAAGAGACCACCGTGTCCTACGGCGACAAAGCGTCTGGCACGAACCATGTGCTGCCAACATCGGGGGCAGCGTCGTATACAGGTGGTCTGTCGGTTCATAAGTATATGAAGATCGTGACATGGCAGCAGGCGACACGCGAAGGATCCAAGCGCGTTGCGGAAGCGACTGCACGGATTTCCCGCCTTGAAGGCATGGAAGGGCACGCCCGCGCGGCGGATGTGCGCCTTGCCAAATACTTCCCCGGTGAGAATTTCGATCTGACGCCAGATGAGTGA
- a CDS encoding SDR family NAD(P)-dependent oxidoreductase, giving the protein MSDPRDLFDLTGRVACVTGASAGLGQRAAIALAAAGAKVVGVARRADALNGWADKTGPNAAVVAADLSKRDQIAEIAAKITEPFGAPDIVVHAAGINTRETADELTDAGWDVTMNLNLAAPFFLSQAFAPAMKAKGWGRIVNFASLQTTRAFPGGIAYGASKAGIGQLTRAMAEAWSKDGITTNAIGPGFFPTELTGPVFADPERAARNAAQTCIGRNGELSDIDGPLLFLCSDASSYVTGQILMVDGGFTAK; this is encoded by the coding sequence ATGAGTGATCCACGCGATCTCTTTGACCTGACCGGTCGCGTTGCTTGCGTCACTGGCGCTAGCGCTGGTCTGGGACAGCGTGCCGCGATTGCGCTGGCTGCGGCTGGTGCGAAAGTTGTGGGCGTGGCCCGCCGTGCGGATGCGTTGAACGGTTGGGCAGATAAGACGGGGCCAAATGCGGCGGTTGTTGCGGCTGATCTGTCGAAGCGCGATCAGATTGCCGAAATCGCAGCCAAGATCACCGAGCCCTTCGGTGCGCCCGATATCGTCGTCCATGCTGCGGGCATCAACACCCGTGAAACAGCCGATGAGCTGACGGACGCGGGCTGGGACGTGACTATGAACCTGAACCTCGCGGCCCCGTTCTTTCTCAGCCAAGCATTTGCCCCTGCGATGAAGGCCAAAGGCTGGGGGCGCATCGTGAACTTTGCATCACTACAGACGACACGGGCCTTCCCGGGTGGCATTGCCTATGGCGCGTCCAAGGCCGGAATTGGCCAATTGACCCGCGCAATGGCCGAAGCGTGGTCCAAGGATGGCATCACCACAAATGCCATCGGGCCAGGCTTTTTTCCCACCGAACTCACCGGACCCGTTTTCGCCGATCCCGAACGCGCCGCTCGCAACGCGGCGCAAACATGCATCGGCCGCAACGGTGAATTGTCCGACATCGACGGCCCGCTTCTTTTTCTTTGCTCTGATGCCTCGTCCTACGTGACGGGGCAGATCCTGATGGTCGACGGAGGTTTTACGGCGAAATGA
- a CDS encoding alcohol dehydrogenase catalytic domain-containing protein, with amino-acid sequence MKALVYDAVETLVYRIMPDPMPGAGQSLIKVEASGICGSDMHAFLGHDERRPAPLILGHEAAGVVVGGDLDGKRVTINPLATCGTCRACKAGRDNLCPDRMIISMPPREGAFSDYVVMANRNLVTVPDDVPLTKAALAEPLACGWHAVRLGAAALDMPLADAQCVVVGGGAIGVGAALCLRAFGATDIKVIEPNTLRRATLDLIDGFDAVEPGMIKQADLVIDGVGYAATRADATAITRPGGVIMHIGLGEAAGGLDIRRMTLQEITFIGTYTYTAEDFRQTATAIFDGRLGPLDWIEERPLADGQQAFADIRAGIVAAPKIILRP; translated from the coding sequence ATGAAAGCACTTGTTTATGATGCCGTGGAAACGCTTGTTTACCGCATTATGCCTGATCCGATGCCGGGTGCAGGCCAGAGCCTGATCAAAGTCGAGGCCTCGGGTATTTGCGGCTCTGACATGCATGCCTTTCTTGGCCATGATGAGCGCCGCCCCGCCCCGTTGATCCTTGGCCATGAAGCTGCGGGAGTTGTTGTTGGCGGCGATTTGGACGGCAAACGCGTGACGATCAACCCGCTTGCGACCTGTGGCACCTGCCGCGCGTGCAAAGCTGGCCGCGACAATCTGTGCCCTGACCGTATGATCATTTCCATGCCCCCGCGCGAGGGTGCATTCAGCGACTATGTCGTGATGGCCAACAGAAACCTTGTGACGGTGCCGGATGACGTACCGCTCACCAAGGCAGCTTTGGCCGAACCCCTGGCCTGCGGATGGCATGCGGTCCGGTTGGGGGCTGCGGCACTCGACATGCCGCTTGCCGACGCACAATGCGTCGTTGTCGGCGGCGGTGCGATCGGTGTAGGGGCGGCGCTTTGCCTGCGCGCGTTTGGCGCAACCGACATCAAGGTGATTGAACCCAATACCTTGCGGCGTGCGACGCTTGACCTGATCGACGGTTTTGACGCCGTTGAACCCGGCATGATTAAACAGGCGGATCTTGTGATTGATGGGGTGGGCTATGCCGCAACCCGCGCGGATGCCACTGCCATCACGCGGCCCGGCGGCGTGATCATGCATATCGGCCTGGGCGAAGCGGCCGGTGGCCTCGATATCCGCCGCATGACGTTGCAGGAAATCACATTCATCGGCACTTACACTTACACAGCCGAGGATTTCCGCCAAACCGCGACTGCTATTTTTGACGGGCGTCTTGGCCCGCTTGACTGGATCGAGGAACGCCCACTTGCCGATGGGCAACAGGCCTTTGCTGACATTCGGGCGGGAATCGTTGCCGCGCCCAAGATCATTCTACGACCCTAA
- a CDS encoding universal stress protein → MYKNILVPMALDHGVGENSVEIARRLLSEGGKITALHVYEAPEGSVGAYIDASVVQSAFERAKARLEDRVAAMPGVSSMIVKGHSGRTIIDTATELKADCIVLGSHKPGLIDYFLGSTAARVVQHAPCAVHVARDSK, encoded by the coding sequence ATGTACAAAAACATTCTGGTCCCAATGGCCCTCGATCACGGGGTCGGCGAAAACAGCGTCGAAATCGCGCGTCGCCTGCTGTCCGAAGGCGGAAAGATCACGGCACTTCATGTCTATGAGGCCCCGGAAGGCTCGGTTGGGGCCTATATTGACGCGAGTGTGGTCCAAAGTGCCTTTGAAAGGGCAAAAGCACGGCTTGAGGACCGTGTCGCGGCGATGCCCGGCGTCTCGTCCATGATCGTAAAGGGCCACAGCGGGCGCACAATCATTGATACTGCCACTGAACTGAAAGCCGATTGCATTGTTCTTGGGTCACATAAGCCCGGCCTTATCGATTACTTTCTTGGATCAACCGCAGCGCGCGTCGTGCAACATGCCCCATGCGCGGTTCATGTGGCACGCGATTCAAAATAA
- the comD gene encoding sulfopyruvate decarboxylase subunit alpha: MNISKKIVDDFVANDVSFITTVPCKQLAGVIDEVEARPEIFHIPSNKEDEGMGLCAGAFMGGKRPAIIMQNTAIGVTINTLATLTQYYRMPLPMLISYRGELREPVACQVEMAVHTKALLNQMNIPTYHFHKESDADELDAILKYTFMCNKPVAILTDASFWGGYGDQ, encoded by the coding sequence TTGAATATCAGCAAGAAGATCGTGGATGACTTTGTCGCCAACGATGTATCATTCATCACAACTGTGCCGTGCAAGCAGTTGGCCGGTGTGATCGACGAAGTCGAAGCACGCCCAGAAATCTTCCACATTCCATCCAACAAAGAGGATGAGGGCATGGGCCTGTGTGCCGGTGCCTTCATGGGCGGCAAGCGCCCGGCGATCATCATGCAGAATACCGCAATCGGTGTGACCATCAACACGCTGGCCACGCTGACACAGTACTACCGCATGCCCCTGCCGATGCTGATCAGCTACCGCGGTGAGCTGCGCGAGCCTGTGGCCTGTCAGGTCGAAATGGCGGTGCACACCAAGGCCCTGCTGAACCAGATGAACATCCCGACATATCACTTCCACAAGGAAAGCGACGCGGACGAGCTCGACGCGATTCTGAAATACACCTTCATGTGCAACAAACCTGTGGCGATCCTGACGGATGCGTCCTTCTGGGGAGGCTACGGCGACCAATGA